Proteins from one Mycolicibacter virginiensis genomic window:
- a CDS encoding type I polyketide synthase, which translates to MTIHEHDRVSADGAGSGRFASASSALVDRLTGGEPYAVAFGGQGSAWLESLEELVSSAGIETELATLAGEADLLLEPIAKELVVVRPIGFEPLQWVRALAAEDPIPSAKQLTSAAVSVPGVLLTQIAAMRALERQGLDLSATPPVAAAGHSQGILAVESLKAGGSTDVQLLAIAQLLGAAGTLVARRRGISILGDRPPMVSVTNVDPERIRQLLDEFSQDVRTVLPPVLSIRNGRRAVVITGTPEQLSRFELYCEQIAEKEAAERKNKLRGGAVFAPVFEPVQVEVGFHSPRLSDGIEIVAQWAAKVGLDVELTRQLADSILVGEVDWVEEVTTLHDAGARWILDLGPGDILTRLTAPVIRGLGIGIVPVATRGGQRNLFTIGAVPEVARPWTSYAPSVVTLPDGRVKLDTKFTRLTGRSPILLAGMTPTTVDAKIVAAAANAGHWSELAGGGQVTEEIFNDRVAELTTLLEPGRTVQFNSLFLDPYLWKLQVGGKRLVQKARQSGAPFDGLVISAGIPELEEAVELIAELNESGISHVVFKPGTVEQIRSVIRIAAEVPTTPVIAHVEGGRAGGHHSWEDLDDLLLATYSELRSQPNITLCVGGGIGTPEQAAEYLSGRWSQQHGFPLMPVDGILVGTAAMATLEATTSPAVKQMLVDTKGTDHWIGAGKAQGGMASSRSQLGADIHEIDNVASRCGRLLDEVAGDGDAVAARRDEIIAALADTAKPYFGDVTEMTYAQWLRRYVELAIGAGDSTADTASPDSPWLADTWRERFGSMLQRAEARLNELESGPIETLFTDSEGAQSILERPEEAIAALLARYPEAETVRLHPADAPFFTQLCKTPGKPVNFVPVIDKDVRRWWRSDSLWQAHDARYTAEQVCIIPGITAVAGITRVDEPVGELLDRFEQAAVDQVLATGVEPSPVTARRRGRTDVTGPLAVLLDAPDVLWAGRTATNPVHRIADPDEWQVHENRTATHPSTGARLEVASDSNVVLSVPLSGVWINIRFTVPAAVVDGATPLVSTEDAAAAMRAVLAIAAGVDGPEALPPVHDGSATVTVEWNPEQVADHTGVTATFGAPLAPGLSTVPDALVGRCWPAVFAAIGSATTDAGFPVVEGLLSLVHLDHAAQLLAALPAEPAELTVTATASAATDTEVGRVVPVSVTVAAADGTVLATLEERFAIRGRTGAAELTDPVRAGGAVSDNATDTPRRRRRDVTVTAPVDMRPFAAVSGDYNPIHTDRAAALLAGLESPIVHGMWLSAAAQHVVTATDGQARPPARLVGWTARFLGMVKPGDDVDFRVDRVGIDLGAEVLEISARIGSDLVMSATARLTAPKTVYAFPGQGIQHKGMGMEVRARSKAARKVWDSADKFTRETLGFSVLHVVRDNPTSLIASGVHYQHPEGVLYLTQFTQVAMATVAAAQVAEMREQGAFVEGAIACGHSVGEYTALACVSGVYELEALLEVVFHRGSKMHDIVPRDAMGRSNYRLAAIRPSQIDLDDADVTAFVAEIAERTGEFLQIVNFNLRGSQYAIAGTVAGLEALEAEVERRREISGGKRSFILVPGIDVPFHSEVLRIGVDDFRRSLERVMPRDQDPALIVGRYIPNLVPKPFTLDREFIQEIRDLVPAEPLDEVLANYDTWRNEKPAELCRKVVIELLAWQFASPVRWIETQDLLFIEQAAGGLGVERFVEIGVKTAPTVAGLATNTLKLPEYAHSTVEVLNAERDAAVLFATDTDPEPEDEPVADDSDAAAPDGSAVPDVAPAVASAGASAPAGAPRPDDIAFDAADATCALIALSAKMRIDQIEALDSIESITDGASSRRNQLLVDLGSELNLGAIDGAAEADLSGLKSQVTKLARTYKPYGPVLTDAINDQLRTILGPSGKRPGAIAERVKKTWELGDGWAKHVTVEVALGTREGSSVRGGALGGLHEGALADAAAVDKVIDAAVQAVAARRGVAVSLPSAGGGGGATVDAAALGEFTAQITGRDGVLASAARLVLGQLGFDNAVSAPAGATDSELIDLVTAELGSDWPRLVAPAFDGRKAVLFDDRWASAREDLVKLWLVDEGDIDADWPRLAERFEGAGHVVATQASWWQARALASGRQIHGSLYARIAAGAENPGRGRYSDEVAVVTGASKGSIAASVVGQLLDGGATVIATTSRLDDERLGFYRDLYRDHARFGAALWVVPANMASYSDIDALVEWVGTEQTESLGPQSIHLKDAQTPTLLFPFAAPRVTGDLSEAGARAEMEMKVLLWAVQRLIGGLSKIGAERDIASRLHVVLPGSPNRGMFGGDGAYGEAKASLDALVSRWKAESSWASRVSLAHALIGWTRGTGLMGHNDVIVDAVEEAGVTTYSTEQMAAMLLGLCNVESKVAAANAPIEADLTGGLAEANLDMAELAARAREEMTSEAAADDEADAGNTIAALPSPPRGHTPAPPPAWADLDVDPADLVVIVGGAELGPLGSSRTRFEMEVSGELSAAGVLELAWTTGLVKWEDDPTPGWYDTATGELVDEAELVERYHDAVVERVGVREFVDDGAIDPDHASPLLVSVFLDKDFSFVVSSEADARAFVEFDPEHTVVRPVPDSSDWQVIRKAGTEIRVPRKSKLSRTVGAQIPTGFDPTVWGISQDMATSIDRVALWNIVATVDAFLSAGFTPTELMRWVHPSLVASTQGTGMGGMTSMQTMYHGNLLGRAKPNDILQEVLPNVVAAHVVQSYVGSYGAMIHPVAACATAAVSVEEGVDKIRLGKAELVVTGGYDDLTLEAIIGFGDMAATADTEMMRAKGISDSKFSRANDRRRLGFVEAQGGGTILLARGDLAAKMGLPVLAVVAYAQSFADGVHTSIPAPGLGALGAGRGGKDSMLARSLAKLGVGADDIAVVSKHDTSTLANDPNETELHERLADSLGRSDGAPLFVISQKSLTGHAKGGAAVFQMMGLCQVLRDGVIPPNRSLDCVDDELATAGHLVWVRETLELGEKFPLKAGLVTSLGFGHVSGLVALVHPAAFLAALDPSQRAAYEQQAGERVLAGQRRLASAIAGGKPMYERPADRRFDHDSPEKRQESAMLLNPAARLGDGDVYIG; encoded by the coding sequence GTGACGATCCACGAACACGACCGGGTTTCCGCTGACGGTGCAGGCTCGGGGCGGTTCGCCAGTGCCTCGTCCGCTCTGGTGGACCGGTTGACGGGCGGCGAACCGTACGCGGTCGCCTTCGGTGGACAGGGCAGTGCCTGGTTGGAGTCGCTTGAGGAGCTGGTGTCTTCGGCCGGCATCGAGACCGAGCTGGCCACGCTGGCCGGTGAGGCTGACCTGCTGCTCGAGCCGATTGCCAAGGAACTTGTGGTGGTCCGGCCGATCGGCTTCGAGCCGCTGCAATGGGTGCGGGCGCTGGCGGCAGAGGACCCCATCCCATCGGCCAAGCAGCTGACTTCGGCGGCCGTGTCGGTGCCGGGCGTACTGCTGACTCAGATCGCCGCAATGCGGGCCCTGGAGCGGCAAGGGCTGGATCTTTCGGCCACGCCGCCCGTCGCCGCGGCCGGGCACTCGCAGGGCATCCTGGCCGTCGAGTCGCTGAAGGCCGGCGGTTCCACCGACGTGCAGCTGCTCGCGATCGCCCAGCTGCTTGGTGCCGCCGGAACGCTGGTGGCCCGTCGCCGCGGTATTTCGATTCTGGGCGACCGCCCGCCGATGGTGTCGGTAACCAACGTCGACCCCGAGCGCATCCGGCAACTGCTGGACGAGTTCTCCCAGGATGTGCGCACGGTGCTCCCACCGGTGCTGTCCATCCGCAACGGTCGTCGTGCCGTGGTGATCACCGGGACTCCCGAACAGCTGTCCCGTTTCGAGTTGTACTGCGAGCAGATCGCCGAGAAGGAGGCCGCCGAGCGCAAGAACAAGCTGCGCGGCGGCGCGGTCTTCGCTCCGGTCTTCGAACCGGTACAGGTCGAGGTCGGTTTCCACTCGCCGCGGCTGTCCGACGGCATCGAGATCGTGGCGCAGTGGGCCGCGAAGGTGGGCCTCGACGTCGAGTTGACCCGCCAGCTGGCCGACTCGATCCTGGTGGGCGAGGTCGACTGGGTCGAAGAGGTCACCACGCTGCATGACGCGGGCGCCCGCTGGATTCTGGATCTGGGACCCGGCGACATCCTGACCCGACTGACCGCGCCGGTGATCCGCGGCCTGGGCATTGGGATCGTGCCGGTGGCCACCCGCGGTGGTCAGCGCAACCTGTTCACCATCGGCGCCGTCCCGGAGGTCGCGCGGCCTTGGACGAGCTACGCCCCGTCGGTGGTCACGCTGCCCGACGGTCGGGTCAAGCTCGACACCAAGTTCACCCGGCTGACCGGTCGCTCACCGATCCTGCTGGCCGGCATGACCCCGACCACCGTCGACGCCAAGATCGTCGCCGCGGCCGCCAACGCCGGGCACTGGTCTGAGCTGGCCGGCGGTGGCCAGGTCACCGAGGAGATCTTCAACGACCGGGTCGCGGAGCTGACGACGCTGCTCGAGCCGGGTCGTACCGTCCAGTTCAACTCGCTGTTCCTGGACCCCTACCTGTGGAAGTTGCAGGTCGGCGGAAAGCGGTTGGTGCAGAAGGCGCGTCAGTCCGGCGCCCCGTTCGACGGGCTGGTGATCAGTGCCGGCATTCCCGAGCTGGAAGAGGCCGTTGAGCTGATCGCCGAGCTCAATGAATCCGGCATCAGCCATGTGGTGTTCAAGCCCGGCACCGTCGAGCAGATCCGGTCGGTGATCCGCATCGCCGCCGAGGTCCCCACCACGCCGGTGATCGCCCACGTCGAGGGTGGCCGCGCCGGTGGGCACCACTCCTGGGAAGACCTCGACGACCTGCTGTTGGCGACTTACTCCGAGCTGCGCTCGCAGCCCAACATCACGCTGTGCGTGGGCGGTGGAATCGGCACCCCTGAGCAGGCCGCCGAATACCTGTCCGGCCGTTGGTCGCAGCAGCACGGCTTCCCACTGATGCCCGTTGACGGCATCTTGGTCGGTACCGCGGCGATGGCCACCCTGGAGGCCACCACGTCGCCGGCAGTCAAGCAGATGCTGGTCGACACCAAGGGCACCGACCACTGGATCGGCGCCGGAAAAGCGCAGGGCGGCATGGCCTCCTCGCGCAGCCAGCTCGGTGCCGACATCCACGAGATCGACAACGTCGCCTCGCGGTGCGGCCGGCTGCTCGACGAGGTCGCCGGTGACGGCGACGCGGTCGCGGCGCGTCGCGACGAGATCATCGCCGCGCTGGCCGACACCGCCAAGCCCTACTTCGGTGATGTCACCGAGATGACGTACGCGCAGTGGCTACGCCGCTATGTGGAATTGGCCATCGGCGCGGGCGACTCGACCGCCGACACCGCCTCACCGGACAGCCCGTGGCTGGCCGACACGTGGCGGGAGCGGTTCGGTTCGATGCTGCAGCGTGCCGAAGCGCGGCTCAACGAACTCGAGTCCGGTCCGATCGAGACCCTGTTCACCGATTCCGAAGGCGCACAATCGATCCTGGAGCGCCCCGAGGAGGCCATCGCGGCGCTGCTGGCTCGCTACCCCGAGGCAGAGACCGTTCGGCTGCACCCGGCCGACGCGCCGTTCTTCACCCAGCTCTGCAAGACGCCCGGCAAGCCGGTCAACTTCGTGCCGGTGATCGACAAGGACGTGCGCCGTTGGTGGCGCAGTGACTCACTGTGGCAGGCGCACGACGCCCGCTACACCGCCGAGCAGGTCTGCATCATCCCCGGCATCACCGCCGTCGCCGGCATCACCCGGGTCGACGAGCCGGTCGGCGAGCTGCTGGATCGCTTCGAGCAGGCGGCAGTTGACCAGGTGCTCGCCACCGGCGTCGAGCCCAGCCCGGTGACAGCGCGACGTCGGGGCCGCACCGACGTGACCGGCCCGCTGGCCGTGCTGCTCGACGCCCCCGACGTGCTGTGGGCCGGCCGTACCGCCACCAACCCGGTGCACCGGATCGCCGACCCCGACGAGTGGCAGGTGCACGAGAACCGCACCGCCACCCACCCGTCGACCGGAGCGCGACTGGAAGTCGCCTCGGATTCGAACGTCGTGCTGAGCGTGCCGCTGTCGGGTGTCTGGATCAACATTCGCTTCACCGTGCCGGCAGCCGTCGTCGACGGGGCCACCCCGCTGGTCTCCACCGAGGACGCCGCCGCCGCGATGCGCGCGGTGCTGGCCATCGCCGCCGGTGTCGACGGCCCCGAGGCCCTGCCGCCGGTACACGACGGCTCGGCCACCGTCACCGTGGAGTGGAACCCCGAGCAGGTCGCCGATCACACCGGGGTGACCGCGACGTTCGGCGCGCCGCTTGCACCGGGACTGTCCACCGTGCCCGACGCACTGGTCGGCCGGTGCTGGCCGGCGGTGTTCGCCGCCATCGGCTCGGCCACCACCGACGCCGGGTTCCCGGTTGTCGAGGGTCTGCTGTCCCTGGTGCACCTGGACCACGCGGCGCAGCTGCTCGCCGCGCTGCCGGCGGAGCCGGCCGAATTGACCGTCACCGCAACGGCTTCGGCGGCCACCGACACTGAGGTCGGCCGCGTCGTCCCGGTGTCGGTCACGGTCGCAGCGGCCGACGGCACCGTGCTGGCCACCCTGGAGGAGCGCTTCGCGATCCGCGGACGCACCGGTGCCGCGGAACTGACCGACCCGGTTCGGGCCGGCGGTGCCGTCTCCGACAACGCCACCGACACGCCGCGCCGCCGTCGGCGCGACGTCACCGTGACCGCGCCGGTGGACATGCGGCCGTTCGCGGCGGTTTCCGGCGACTACAACCCGATCCACACCGACCGGGCCGCAGCACTGCTGGCCGGCCTGGAATCGCCCATCGTGCACGGCATGTGGCTCTCGGCCGCGGCCCAGCATGTGGTGACCGCCACCGACGGCCAAGCCCGCCCGCCGGCGCGGCTGGTCGGCTGGACCGCGCGCTTCCTGGGCATGGTCAAGCCCGGCGATGACGTCGACTTCCGCGTCGACCGGGTCGGAATCGACCTGGGCGCAGAGGTTCTGGAGATCAGCGCACGGATCGGTTCGGACCTGGTCATGTCGGCTACCGCTCGGCTGACTGCGCCCAAGACCGTCTATGCGTTCCCGGGTCAGGGCATCCAGCACAAGGGCATGGGCATGGAGGTCCGTGCCCGGTCCAAGGCCGCCCGTAAGGTCTGGGACTCCGCGGACAAGTTCACCCGCGAAACCCTGGGCTTCTCGGTGCTGCACGTGGTGCGCGATAACCCGACCAGCCTGATCGCCTCCGGCGTGCATTACCAGCACCCCGAAGGCGTGCTGTACCTGACGCAGTTCACCCAGGTCGCGATGGCCACCGTGGCTGCCGCGCAGGTTGCCGAGATGCGCGAGCAGGGCGCCTTCGTCGAAGGTGCGATCGCCTGCGGTCACTCCGTCGGTGAGTACACCGCGCTGGCCTGCGTCAGCGGCGTCTACGAGCTGGAAGCGCTGCTGGAGGTGGTGTTCCACCGCGGCTCGAAGATGCACGACATCGTGCCACGTGACGCCATGGGTCGCTCCAACTACCGACTGGCCGCCATCCGGCCGTCGCAGATCGACCTCGACGACGCCGACGTCACCGCGTTCGTCGCCGAGATCGCCGAGCGCACCGGTGAATTCCTGCAGATCGTCAACTTCAACCTGCGCGGCTCGCAGTACGCGATCGCCGGCACGGTCGCCGGCCTGGAGGCTCTGGAGGCCGAGGTCGAGCGGCGCCGCGAGATCAGCGGCGGCAAGCGCTCGTTCATCCTGGTTCCCGGGATCGATGTGCCGTTCCACTCGGAGGTGCTGCGCATCGGCGTGGACGACTTCCGCCGTTCGCTGGAGCGGGTCATGCCGCGCGACCAGGACCCGGCGCTGATCGTCGGCCGCTACATCCCCAACCTGGTGCCCAAGCCGTTCACGTTGGACCGGGAGTTCATCCAGGAGATTCGCGACCTGGTGCCGGCCGAGCCGCTCGACGAGGTGCTGGCCAACTACGACACCTGGCGCAACGAGAAGCCGGCCGAGCTGTGCCGCAAGGTCGTCATCGAGTTGCTGGCTTGGCAATTCGCCAGCCCGGTGCGTTGGATCGAGACCCAGGACCTGCTGTTCATCGAGCAGGCGGCCGGTGGGTTGGGCGTGGAACGGTTTGTCGAGATCGGGGTGAAGACCGCCCCGACGGTCGCCGGACTGGCCACCAACACGCTCAAGCTGCCCGAGTACGCCCACAGCACCGTGGAGGTGCTCAACGCTGAGCGCGATGCCGCCGTGCTGTTCGCCACCGACACCGACCCGGAGCCGGAAGATGAGCCGGTTGCCGACGATTCCGACGCTGCCGCGCCGGACGGGAGCGCTGTGCCTGATGTCGCCCCCGCCGTCGCTTCGGCTGGCGCCTCAGCTCCGGCGGGAGCTCCGCGCCCCGACGACATCGCGTTCGACGCCGCCGACGCCACCTGCGCGCTGATCGCGCTGAGCGCCAAGATGCGCATCGACCAGATCGAGGCGCTGGACTCCATCGAGTCCATCACCGACGGCGCATCGTCGCGGCGCAACCAGCTGCTGGTGGACCTGGGTTCGGAGCTGAACCTGGGCGCCATCGACGGCGCCGCCGAAGCCGACCTGTCCGGGCTGAAATCGCAGGTGACCAAGCTGGCCCGCACCTACAAGCCGTACGGCCCGGTGCTGACCGACGCGATCAACGACCAGCTCCGCACCATTCTCGGACCGTCCGGCAAGCGGCCCGGTGCCATCGCCGAACGGGTCAAGAAGACCTGGGAGCTCGGTGACGGCTGGGCCAAGCACGTCACCGTCGAGGTGGCGTTGGGGACCCGCGAGGGCAGCAGTGTCCGGGGCGGCGCCCTGGGCGGGTTGCACGAGGGCGCCCTGGCCGACGCCGCGGCCGTCGACAAGGTCATCGATGCGGCCGTGCAGGCCGTCGCCGCACGCCGCGGTGTCGCGGTCAGCCTGCCATCGGCAGGCGGTGGCGGTGGCGCGACCGTGGATGCCGCCGCGCTGGGCGAGTTCACCGCCCAGATCACCGGCCGCGACGGTGTGCTCGCTTCAGCGGCCCGGCTGGTGTTGGGCCAGCTCGGATTCGACAACGCGGTAAGCGCCCCGGCGGGTGCCACCGACAGCGAGCTGATCGACCTGGTGACCGCCGAATTGGGTTCGGACTGGCCGCGCCTGGTGGCGCCGGCCTTCGACGGCCGCAAAGCGGTGCTGTTCGACGACCGTTGGGCCAGTGCCCGCGAGGACCTGGTCAAGCTGTGGCTGGTCGACGAAGGCGACATCGACGCCGACTGGCCGCGTCTGGCCGAGCGTTTCGAGGGTGCCGGCCACGTGGTCGCCACCCAGGCGTCCTGGTGGCAGGCCCGGGCGCTGGCCTCGGGCCGGCAGATTCACGGCTCGCTGTACGCCCGGATCGCTGCTGGCGCGGAGAACCCCGGCCGGGGCCGCTACAGCGACGAGGTGGCGGTGGTGACCGGTGCCTCCAAGGGCTCGATCGCGGCATCGGTGGTCGGGCAGCTGCTCGACGGCGGTGCGACCGTCATCGCCACCACGTCTCGTCTCGACGACGAGCGACTGGGCTTCTACCGCGACCTTTACCGTGACCACGCTCGGTTCGGTGCCGCGCTGTGGGTGGTGCCGGCCAACATGGCGTCGTACTCCGACATCGACGCACTGGTCGAATGGGTCGGAACCGAGCAGACTGAAAGCCTTGGGCCGCAGTCGATCCACCTCAAAGATGCGCAGACCCCGACGCTGCTGTTCCCGTTCGCGGCTCCGCGGGTCACCGGCGATCTGTCGGAGGCCGGTGCGCGTGCCGAGATGGAGATGAAGGTTCTGCTGTGGGCTGTGCAGCGCCTCATCGGCGGCCTGTCGAAGATCGGCGCCGAGCGCGACATCGCCTCCCGGTTGCACGTGGTGCTGCCCGGATCGCCTAACCGCGGCATGTTCGGCGGTGACGGCGCCTACGGCGAGGCCAAGGCGTCGCTGGACGCGCTGGTGTCGCGCTGGAAGGCGGAGTCCTCGTGGGCTTCTCGGGTCAGCCTGGCCCACGCCCTGATCGGCTGGACTCGCGGCACGGGGCTGATGGGCCACAACGACGTCATCGTCGATGCGGTCGAGGAAGCTGGCGTCACCACCTACTCGACCGAGCAGATGGCGGCCATGCTGCTGGGCTTGTGCAACGTCGAGTCCAAGGTGGCCGCGGCCAACGCCCCGATCGAGGCCGACCTGACCGGTGGCCTGGCCGAGGCGAATCTGGACATGGCCGAGCTGGCTGCCCGGGCTCGTGAGGAGATGACGAGCGAAGCAGCGGCCGACGACGAGGCTGACGCCGGCAACACCATTGCGGCACTGCCGAGTCCGCCGCGCGGCCACACTCCGGCACCCCCGCCGGCCTGGGCCGACCTCGACGTCGACCCGGCCGACCTGGTGGTCATCGTCGGTGGCGCCGAACTGGGGCCGCTGGGCTCGTCGCGCACCCGCTTCGAGATGGAGGTCTCCGGAGAGCTGTCGGCAGCTGGGGTGCTCGAGCTGGCCTGGACCACCGGTTTGGTCAAGTGGGAGGACGACCCGACCCCGGGTTGGTATGACACCGCGACCGGTGAGTTGGTCGACGAGGCCGAGTTGGTGGAGCGCTACCACGACGCCGTGGTGGAACGCGTCGGTGTTCGCGAGTTCGTCGATGACGGCGCGATCGACCCCGACCACGCCTCACCGCTGTTGGTCAGTGTCTTCCTGGACAAGGACTTCTCGTTCGTGGTCTCCAGCGAGGCCGACGCCCGGGCGTTCGTCGAGTTCGACCCCGAGCACACTGTGGTGCGCCCGGTGCCGGACTCCTCGGATTGGCAGGTGATCCGCAAGGCCGGCACCGAGATTCGGGTGCCGCGCAAGAGCAAGCTGTCGCGCACCGTGGGTGCTCAGATCCCGACCGGGTTCGACCCGACGGTGTGGGGGATCAGTCAGGACATGGCCACCTCCATCGACCGGGTGGCGCTGTGGAACATCGTCGCGACCGTCGATGCGTTCCTGTCGGCGGGCTTCACCCCGACCGAGCTGATGCGCTGGGTGCACCCGTCGCTGGTGGCCAGCACTCAGGGCACCGGCATGGGCGGCATGACCTCGATGCAGACCATGTACCACGGCAACCTGCTCGGGCGGGCCAAGCCGAACGACATCCTGCAGGAAGTTCTGCCCAATGTCGTTGCCGCGCACGTGGTCCAGAGCTACGTCGGGTCCTACGGCGCGATGATCCACCCGGTGGCCGCCTGTGCCACCGCGGCGGTCTCGGTCGAGGAGGGCGTCGACAAGATCCGGCTGGGCAAGGCCGAGCTGGTGGTCACCGGCGGCTACGACGACCTGACCCTGGAGGCCATCATCGGCTTCGGTGACATGGCGGCCACCGCCGACACCGAGATGATGCGCGCGAAGGGAATCAGCGACTCGAAGTTCTCCCGTGCCAACGACCGGCGCCGCCTGGGCTTCGTCGAGGCTCAGGGTGGCGGCACCATTCTGCTGGCCCGCGGCGACCTGGCCGCCAAGATGGGCCTGCCGGTCCTGGCGGTGGTGGCCTACGCGCAGAGCTTCGCTGACGGCGTGCACACCTCGATCCCCGCTCCGGGCCTGGGTGCCCTGGGCGCGGGCCGGGGCGGCAAGGACTCGATGTTGGCCCGTTCGCTGGCCAAGCTGGGTGTGGGTGCCGACGACATCGCGGTGGTCTCCAAGCACGACACCTCGACGTTGGCCAACGACC